In Micrococcales bacterium, the DNA window ACAAGGAGATCATCAAGGCCGACCTTGAGGCCAGCTCTCTGGTAACCGCAGTCAACGACGTGGGGGTTGGTGTCGACGAACACACCGCGTATCCGACTGTGGCGGTGGCCGCCGCCGAACAGGTGGCGGCCGGCCAGGTTGACCGGGCGTTGCTGATCTGTGGCACCGGTCTGGGCATGGCCATTGCCGCCAACAAGGTGCCAGGGATCAGGGCGGTGACAGCTCACGATTCGTTCTCGGTAGAGCGCTCGGTACTGTCGAACAACGCCCAAATCCTGGCCATGGGCCAGCGGGTGATCGGCATCGAGCTGGCGCGCCGCCTTGTCCGTGAGTGGCTCACTTACCAATTTGACCCCGCGTCTGCCTCAGCCCAAAAAGTAGCTCTGATTAGGGATTACGAAGGTCAGTAGACATGAAGTTCCTGGGAGTCAGCCTAAAGATGTATTTCGACCACCAGCGCACCTTGGCCTGGACCGGTCGGATCATCGAGGCAGTAGAGTCGGCCGGCCAGCTTGGTGCGGTCGAGGTGGTGCTCTTCCCAAGTTTCGTGTCCATTCCGGCCGTGGTAGACCTGGTAGGTCGGCAGCACCAAACGATCCGGGTGG includes these proteins:
- a CDS encoding ribose-5-phosphate isomerase; this translates as MKVAIGCDDAGLAYKEIIKADLEASSLVTAVNDVGVGVDEHTAYPTVAVAAAEQVAAGQVDRALLICGTGLGMAIAANKVPGIRAVTAHDSFSVERSVLSNNAQILAMGQRVIGIELARRLVREWLTYQFDPASASAQKVALIRDYEGQ